CCCCTAGGCAAAGTTGGCTCTCTCACTGAACTTTAAGTGGGGTGTGAAGATGAACCCTTTTGATCAGTTATGccttttgctctttttaaaatgtggttttaatgtacctattgttttgttgtattttgatatGACTGATTTTGCTTGTGAGCCGACTTGAAAGGATCTTATTCCTGAAAAGTGGCACAAAATAAGTAAATCTAACAGCACTTTACTGTCAGTTTGAAGGACCAACTCCATCTGGATCAAAATCATCTGTCAGAGCTGATCTTTTGAGAGATGGTAGTTCTGGAATCCTTTTCTCTTCCACAGGTAGGGCCCTTTTCTGTCTTTGGTTTCCATAAGAACTTCcatctagggcagggatggggaacctttggctgtCCTGATGTTGTTGACTTCAACTCCAACCATCTCTGGCCTTTGGCAGTCTTGCtaagtctgatgggagttgtagttctggaacatctggaggactaaaaGTTCTCAGGGAGGCCTCCCATGTCTCTGaatgagacagagagaggaattGTTGGCCCTTCTGTTGGAACTTTTCCCCAGTTGCACTTCTTTTCATTGCCTTTTGTTCCATGTGTCTTTATGGGCCTGTTGACATAGCTTTTGACTCAGGTGTCTTGGTattgggaggaagaagagggaggatgATGGCAAGGAAGcctgggaggcagaggaagagtcCCTGCAGAAGGATCTGTCACCTTTCCATGCTTGTTTTGGGGCTTCCTTGCAGCTgtgtttgcttttcttcctcttctgtttctttGGGGAAAGACACCGTCTCGTACCCCCTACCTGGGCTTCTTCAGTTCCCTAGGCAATCTGCCCCTGCACCCGATCCATTATTATGGAGAAAGTGAGAATCGGGAGTAGGGAGGATTTAATTTACTCATCTCTGGGCATCTCTTAGGAGTTTGGCACTAATCTCATGCCTGGCATGGAGGATGCTGGCTGGCCTTCCTCCTCCAAGTTATTGGATGCAACCTGTTCCATGCTATGGGCCATGGTATGAAAAATCCTGTCTTCCTCCTACTCTGCCTGAATAAGTGAGAGAGTTGGGACAATTTGTGACAGTTAGGTGCACAGCCTGTGGGTTTTTGCTTGCCTCCTCTGTGCTCTTGCTCCTGCCACTGTGTCTCAAGCCCTCCAGCATGCTGGCTGCTATCCACGCCAGAGGCTAGCCATCACTGTGCTCCTCCATTGCCAACGGTGCCAGGAAACAGCCAACTGGGATCCACCTTGTTCCCAGCCACTATGGAGAAGGCCGGAGGCAGAAGGGAGGGGGATGACTGGGGCTACACAGGCCTGTGGTTGCTGGTTTCCCCCCTCACCTCTAACTCAAAGTGGCAGAttgcaaggaagggggaaaagacagacaaggaaaaagaaaaagaaatccccaAACCTAGATGTTTGGCTTTAGGGGCACCAACAGGTCCAATGTGCTCTAGGCAGAGGCAGTTTAGGAACCAGGATGCATCTTCTTCCTGGAGAGGACCGTCAAGATTTGGACCTAGCAAACCAGTTTTCCTGCCACAAGTCCAACTGGAGGGAAAGGGAGTTCTGCAAGAGCCATTCTTTGTTCTCACATTGCTCTCATTAAATTAAATGCAGTTTATTGAGAGGAAAGCCTCCTGGCTTCATTGTGCACATCCACATAGCAATGGCTAGATCTTCCATTGCTAGTCCTTCATCATAAGTTGAGCAGGACACCAAAAAGAAGAGGTTTGCCCTTTTCTCTTAGCCAAACTAGATTTGGCAAGATTACAAGGCAAGTTGTAGAAGGCCTGGCTTCttgattttcttctctttttgagTTTTACACAAAGAGGCTCATGAATGCTATAAGTGGACATGCTTTCATTTCATGCATGGATGAAAAGTCTCTTGCAGAAAGGGCAACTGGTTCATTGTATTTCATGCCAGAAAGGCAGCCACCAAAGGCTGCAATGCTTTGCTAATTACCACTGGGCTCTGCTGAGCATCACAATGTCACGAGTTACAAAATGGGTGCATTTGCCCTTCACCATTCAGTTCTGATTTGCAATGATGAAAGAAACATATAGTTGATAATTTacctacaggtgggtagccgtgttggtctgccatagttgaaacaaaatagaaaattttgCTATGTGGATGTGCACAATGAAGCCAGGAGGCTTTCCTCTCAATAAACTTCATTTAATTTAATGAGAGCAATGTGAGAACAAAGAATGGCTCTTGCAGAACTCCCTTTCCCTCCAGTTGGACTTGTGGCAGGAAAACTGGTTTGCTAGCTTGGGCCCTTAATATGCTGCTGGAAGTCTCCTTGCTGAGTAGCTATTACTTGAcattaggtgctactggaaagaattttctattttgtttcgataatTTACCTGTTAGTCGAATGTCACCAATACATACAGGCTACTTATTTAGTCATGGGGAATCAAAGTATGATTATCATGGGGGGAAGCTACAAAACAGAGCTGTTTAGACATGAGTGGATTCTTTTTCTTAGTTCTGAAAATACCAGCATTTTCTTAAAAAGACAGACAAGCTTCTAGCTCTCACGGATTCAAAGGTGGAAAATGAAGGTAGACTGGCAGTGTGTTAAAGGTGTGGGCTACTTGGGTCCCAAGAATATTTGCaaaccttctcttcctcccctttaaATATCAATATCCTACCTACACTCCCTATTGCTCTCAAAGGGACATTAATTAATTCCAAATTACTCTGCTTCCTAGTCAATGACCAAGCAAGCTCACAACACTAGGAAAAAATGCACCTTCCAAGAAACTTGCCAATTAAGCAATTCACCACTGTGAAAACTTATCATTTTGAGGAAATATTACATAATCAGTTGTACAGTTATATGGCAAGATTTTTGAGTGACGGTATGAAAGTACGTCACCATAGGTTCTAAGAGCCATCTTCACACCTCATGatgtctggacagttttatcctaCTACGTTTTATCCTACTATGTTCCATTTactgtgttgtgttctgatccaaGTATACAACACActtttatgccaataaaggagattgattgACTGATACAGTTGTACAGTGGTTGCTTGCTATCAAGGTAGGCACTGGAGCCTTAAGAATAAAGTGAATGTGGTATATGAAGTCAGCAGACTGAAAACGCATAAGAGTAGCACAACCATGGCCCTGTGTAGATGCCTTTCCCTGTAACTGAAGCCCTTGCATAAGGTCTAAACCCCCAATGTAATTTTTCCTGTAATTACCCCTGATGCAATCCAGCCATTGGCGTCTCTCTCAGGGGAAAGAGCTTTGGGTAGACAATAGTAAACATGGGCTGGCTGCAACGGTGGCAGTGTCCCAGAGGGCAGTACAGCAATTCCAAGAGACTCCTGGGTAATGAGATTGGATTCAGGAACTTCAGATCTAGAGGTGGGGGGGAAACACAGAGACGGTGACTTCAACAAAACAAATTCATAGCTATTTTAACATTACAACGAAGCTGGACACACTTgaacacagaaatggaaaaacaaCAGCTCTGATGgtaaccagggggggggggagaagcacaaTAACAGGGAATAGCTCTGATCACAAAAAAATAGATTGCTGCTTGCACAAGCTCTCTTGTTTTCCTCTTCACTGAAATCCTCTCCAGTTTTCAGATGCAGTATCATGGAAATGTCTCCTGGTTTCTATCTTGCTTTCATTTGGAATGAGAGTTGGAATGGTAGTTATATTATGCAGCAAAATCATCCCTGAGGgtgttgaatggccatctgtcatggaagctgtagttgagattcctccatttgcagggagctggactagatgaccctcgagtcccttccaactcaacactTCTATGATTAATCTAAATAGGTTTACAGGGCCTAGTAATCTGCCCCTTCAACATTAGACTTCTGGATTTGCAACTTAAAAGCTTGAAATGCTACCGAAATGTAGTGATAAAACCTATTATCAAGCAGTAACAGTGATTTTAGCTACATAAAGGGAAAGATCTCAAGTGCATTATTACGAATACCTCCTCCCATAGATTAGCGCCAAATTCCCTGCAATATGGTGCATAGTTCTGGGCCAACATTCCATTGCTGgcctaaataaaaataactgcttCAAAGAGGTATGGTTGGAGTATCAAAATGTTGGCTTTTAACTTTGTACCATTTTCTTGGCAATTGGGCTCATCTGCTAATTCACATTCATCCTAATTATGTTTTTCCAGCCTCCCTACTTCCCAAAGTAAGAGATTATTAGCTCCTAAGGACTTTTGAGATATAGCTTGACATTCAAGTTCCTGTTAGGAGCTGAAGCCCCATGTGGCAGCTTGATGCAAAATGCAGACAAGCCATGGGCCAGTTTTCAACAAAGAGCCTGAACTGGGGCAGAACTAAAGCAGCTCAGCTGTCACGTTGCACTGCAATGGCCAACGGGCTGCAAGCGCTTCTTTCTGCCTCATGCTTAACGAGCCTGCCAGCTCTGGAGCTGGCTGCCTGAGAAGGAGCTGCATTGTTGGATGATGCATTGCCTCTTGCCGCAggaatattattatttctgcttctCTACTCTCCCATTAGAAGACAGTTGCTTCTCTGCTGCGGACTGTGAAAAGACTCTGGCCTTTTCTACGCTCTGTGCAAGAAAAGACTCCTAAATGCCTTTTACCTAACACTTGGCTGTCTTTTTGGGCCTCTCATTCTTATTGCAAATGTAGCTTGGGAAGCCATTTGATTTGGAGTTTTGAGAACCTGAGTCAAACTTCACAGCACACTGAAAGTCTACATGCTTCAAGTACTGTGCTTACCATAAGCTTCTCCTTCTCACTGTAAGCTTCTCTGTTTAATTTACAAGTATCCTAGACACTTCATAGCTACCCAACTCTTTATActcttccttttgcttccagCAGTTTCAATATGCTCATTAAACACCATCTTTTAGTCCTTTTTCCGTCTCTGTTCCTTGGAAATGAATTTTCTCCCTTAATATTCACACCTCTCCCATCTACAAACTTTCAAAAAAGTTCTCAAGTTCTCAAAACACAACTACTCTCTTATGCTTTCCCCAATTCATTTCACACCTCTCCCATCTACATACATTTAATCACTCAACTTTATGGGGCTGACATCTCATTTCTTGGTTTTAATTTTTCCTTCCCTTCTGTCCTTACTTTTTTATGCACCCCATCTGCTTAGACAGTGAGGGCACAAAGAAATATGATGTCCATTTATAGTTGTTTCACTACACAGTCTAGCTAGTTAGGTGCTTAATAAAAATTCATATTGCAGGAATGCAATCATCATTCAGCTACCTTTTAAAAACCTGCAGTATGTGTTATACAGCGTCCGCATGGCCATCTCTTGCAAGGGCAGAACGCGGTCCGACTCTGACCCAATTGACTTCACCTCTGCTGGGAGGAAAACTGTCAACTGTCCTGATGAAAAGGTAAGAAGCTTCACCTCTGACTTCTGAACAGGAGAACCACAGCTGGAAAAATATTTGAGGAAAGGGGAAAGCTGTTTAAAAGGAGTAAAATAGCATGAAAAATCCTACCCAAGCCTTCTAAAGATACTTGATACTTGAAAGTGCGCCACCCCCTGTTTCAGCCTGTCTGTGCATTAAGTCAGAGAAGAATGatccaacaaaaataaatattttgagtaTATTGGACTCCACGTATGTACAGGAAGTCATTGTTCAATAGAGATAGATGTTGGCAAGTGAGTTtctccagtgattttttttttttggtctgaagTTGTTATACACATCAATTTTGTACTGTACTGGTGAAATCCCTGATATTTGCAGATGTTCACGTACTTTCAAATTATATTCCTGTAGCACAGGGATTAGTGGAAGGACAAAAATGGACTTTCTGAGCCCATTTTTCTGAGGTTGCTAAGAGACTTATATTTCAAGCCTGGAAGGATAAATATCCACTATCTATTATGAAATGGTTTGAGGACTTCACTGCCATGGTTGTGTATGAACATATTTCATATAGATGTCTAGTTCCTGTTGATACATCTATTAGGACATCTGGAAGGCATGTATTAATGTATATGTTTAACTTAAGATGCATATACTGATGGTTACTGTACCTGTAATGTGAAGtgatggttttttttattagtatCAGTACTGTTcatatatcattattattttaatatctcCCCTTGCACAGAAATGAAttgttttaattagtttttaaacAAGATATAATCCCAATGGGATGCATATCCTCTGTATCAATAACTGAACAAGATCCCACATTAAGTTTTTGAAGCGAGGTGGGGAGAACATTGCTTCATGTTGCTATAAGCAAAAACCGAATCCCAAGAACACAAACAGTGCACATCTGTCATGATGATCTTGTTTCACAAATTTATTGTTTGTACCTTCATATAAGAAACCAGGTACTTCCGACACCTCAATAACTTATCTCATTCATACACTGTATTCAaagctgtgctttcgaacttacCAATGGCATTCTTAGCTAGCTCCTGTGTACATCTTAAGGACATAAATGTGCAAAGTGCTCTTTCCTTGCCAAATTCTGAATACCAGCATAACTCAAGCTTTCCTAGTACAATACAATTCCAAAgataaatgtgtttgttttaccTGACCATCAGAGGTCTCTGTGTTTAGAATCAATCACTTTAGAGTGATTGTTGATTTCCCACCTGTCAGGCTGAATAAAACTAACTACCTTAGAGCTATTAAAGCATTACTGCAATGCCACATGGTTGTGCAGGATTTTCTTCTTCCTACAGAGCTTTCCTCAAGAAAACGTTTCCTGGGCTCCACAAAAAAATGAGAGCATGAGACAAGAAATGTCTGCACCTACATCTCAGGAAAGGAGGATAACTTATTGTATTACGGGGAAGAACACCCAGCTTATAGGTTTCTCACATGCATGAAGACTACAAAGCATCATGCGTCAAGAATGGGACTACAGAGTCTCCACAGACAAGACACGTTTTCTGTGTTTACAACAAAGCATGCTAAGACTTTCCAGTGTGACAGTCCCAACTTGAGTTCATCATATTTCATTAGCCTCAACAGATGCCAAGACAGTTGCACACAAAGCTTTCTTCAAACTGTACTAGTGTGATGGCTTACCCAGAAGGCTATGATGAACACTATGCAACTCTAGGGTCACAAATGATTTAAAGCAGAAGTGGCAATGTACTCAAGGAAATTAGTTCAAAGAGATCATAGTGAAGAGTGAAGGTCAGTATGTGGACAGGAAAGAGAGAACAACATGCCCAAATGTGGATTTTCTGGAGTTTGGGGCATTCTGCCAAGTGACTCAAAAAGAATTAAGTGGAGAATATGAGGAGTGGAGAAGTGAAGCACTGGTTCCATGTTCTTGAAAGGAAGGCTTTTAAGTTAGACTGTTAAGATCCctgcttagccatgaagctcactaggcaACCTTCAGTAAGCCATTCCTTGTATCAGGCAAGGATAAATCATAAGGATATATTATAATGTGGCCTCAGGATGGAACATGAAAGAAATATGAACCCTCTAGGTTGACACCAGCTGCACATAAGCGATTTCCAGCAAGTTGGCTGCAATATTTACATGCCAACGATATTACTTAATACAACATAGTTAATTCTGTCTTCAAAGGTGCTGCTTGGCATTAGCAAGGAATGGTATGCATTTATCTTCACAATTCAGAGACGATTCAGAGACCCCTTGTTTCAAATTTTGCTATTTCTACTACACAGACAGTAAATATATTTGGCAGTCATTAATGAAGAAAATGTGCAGCTCACCCTTTCACGTATCACTACATGTTCACCTCTGTGGCTGCTACTTCTCAGCATTTACCTCTTTCGCCAGATATATGCTTTTTTTATCCAGCATAAGAAAAGTGTACAGTATCCATATAGATCAATTTACATAACCACCTGAGAGAAGGCAACTGAGACCTACAGCGGGTTGTACCTGCAACTACCATTTTCTTTAATGTACATCTTTTCAAGTTTTGCCAGGGGTGCCTAAACCACAcagagagatgctttttaaagcaCAGATGAATCCAAATTAAACAGAGGCATGCTATCCTGTTTGCTAAGGGAATACGTTTTGCCACAAAATTACCGCCTTAATATGAAAAACAAGTATAAAAAGATTCAACACACTATCCCACAGTACATGAACAGGGTTGTGGTTTTTTCTAAAAGGCAAAATACAGGTAGAAAGAAAAGTCTGGTCCACATTATACTTTTGAGGTATTTGGTACTGAAAAACCCACAGAACACTAAGCATCAAAATACACTGACAAAGCAGAGTCATAGAAATATTTAGAAAATTTTTGAGTCAATACTTATATTCTGTTGGCACCATGCTTCATGTTGAACGCTATCACCCCAAATGTCCTAAAACATCAAGAAACACGGCAGACAACCAGTCAGGGGCTTAGCACTGTAAGTATTGGATATTCAGCAAATTAATGTAGGAGATTTAGCACAATTGGAGGGTACTGGCAGTCAAAGTAATCTCTTCAAAGTAATGTGATGTGATGAATAAAAATCACCCAGAGTAAAGTTTAACTTGAAAGAGACAGCCTGTACTTGTTATGGGAAGCTTCAGAAGATAAGAGGCTACACAGCAACTTAATTCATATACTTACCCACTGCAGCCAATGACTTTATTATAGAGGTACGAGGGAAGTCCCTTCAGGTGAACATTGTTATCCACATAAACATACTGCAGTTCCCGAGAACGACCCAAATCTggatttaaaaggaaaagaaaatgaaggaaTCACAACCCTGGCAGAGATATCCGAAATAGTTAAAGACACATTATTTGGTTCTGTGTCAATGAACACCCAACTCCATGGCGGTTGACTAAAAAATCTCTTATtaggaaaataaatgaaatttgcTGCAAAGCAAGGTGAGAATTCTCCAGTGTAAATTCACTCTCAAGTCAATCCCGTTCCTATTTCTTCTCTGGGAAGCAAATGATGCATACACTCACTCTCAATGCATTATAGTATAGGAGTCTTATCAATTGGTGGAGGTAAAAGGATGCAAAGGAGCTCCAATTTTCTTAAGTAATCCTTTTAAAGGGGTTGCCAAGTCTCAAAGATTATTTGACTCCAAGACAAATAATGATGTTActagtaaagaaagaaaaaatactcTATACAAGCGTGCAGATATAttctacacatgcacacaacacGCACACACAGTATCCTTTTGCAATTTGAGCTGCTACATTCTTTACAAGGAAATAGAAGCTTCCCCGCTCCCACCCTGGTAatggacacagacacacacaaacttttCTAGGGTGTAGTTCTGGTGTAAAAACCAAACCTTTAAGGAACCATTCCTCTTTAGCCAGCCAACTTCCTTTCACCTATTCTGACCTGGCCCATAATCCACTGGGGAATAAGGAACTGTGGATGTTCATTACGAGTTAGGTGAGGTGTACCATTTAGAGAGTTGTAGACCACAAaatcctcctccagccccacagcacattgcagtagtcaagcTTGGACAGTGCCAGGAGATGTACACCTAGGGCAAGACTCTTGTGCCAAATTATGCAAGGAAAGAGTTTTATGTTatgcctcccccctccaaatGCTGGTTTTGAAAAGTGTATTATGCTGGGTCTGTTCACataatcattcatttttttcaggaaaaactagccttattttattcatttattgcatttttacaccatttttattttggcTTTCCACCAAGGAGGTCTGGCAGCATTCTgttcccttcccattttatcctcccaacaaacctgggtctccccatTTTATAACAAACTGATGAAATTTGCACCTATTCTGCTAATACACTGAATGGAGCATGATTATTCTTTGAatttcatacttctctgaattgtgTCATACAAATttggtactgtatttttcgctccataaggcgcactggaccatagggcgcaccttgtttttagaggaggaaacaaggaaaaaatatttttctggttttcctcctctaaaagccctgattttttggggtttttttgaggatcagctaaaagtttagcagctttttttgcaaagggaaaaaccctttttttgaggattagctaaaagttttgcagttttttttgcaaaggggggaaagcaaagaggaaaagccccgtttttatggggttcaactcacatttctgcagcttctaaaggaaagggagccttttctacagtttccagacagataatctaatcagccagtcacatgtcgctggggaaacaaacaagctccctctgcagcacattcaacaaaggagggcggggctgaaagggagccggggactcatctctctcccgatctcttgctgatcagctgctgagcggggtgatcctcttttggcccctggccaattcagctccagggaccaccatttgctccataggacgcacatatatttccccttacttttttggaggaaaaaagttcgtcttatggagcaaaaaatacggtaatttattgtttatcaaaatgcaaaacaaaagtagtatttaaatacttttttgggataaaatatgtattttaagtaTGCATTTCAATCTGTATTTAGAAATACAAATGGTTCATACACCTTTTGAAATCTCAGATCAATGCAGAAAAGTAAgggttatgtactttttgggttatgaactccggtaacccagaaaCGCAACCCGGAGCGCGCACGATGCGTGgatgtgcagaagtgttctgcgcagttcgcgcattcGCAGACGCGTtcgcgcaaaccgctacttccggtTTTTTTGCGTGCTTGtttgggttgtgtacttttcgggttacgaactgtaacctggaaccaattatgtacgcaacccggggtaccactgtaccaataatcattgcattttaaattgttttgttttgttttggatgcTGCCTTGGAAACTTTGGCTGAAAGGCAGTCTAGAAATCTTTCAAATGAATTGATAAGAACAAGAGTCATTTCTGAGACCTGTAGAATAACCCTGATTTCTTTTCCACTGataatcacagaatcttagagttggaagggaccccaagggtcatgtagtctaaccccttgcaatgctgaAGACTTTTCAGGAACCAGTCCTCATGCAGCTTAGAAGCTTGCGTAGACATACCCACAAAAATCAATGCACTTGTTGCATTAGTACTCACTACTTTTCATCCTGAACTTCTCAAAAAGACTAAAAGCAATGCCAAGCCAAACCACAAAAGATTTTCTAAATGCTTAGTAGTTGCTCCTGTAAGTGGGTCTGCCCACCTCTGTTGCCATTAAATTTTAAGCATCAGATAACATAATAAATATTGCAAAATGTTCTTTGCTAAACACATTCCTTCTGTGCTTCACAGATTAAGGAAGTTGCCCATCTGAAGCTACAAAGAAAGTTTTCATGTGGCTTTAAGCACTGTAGCTTGTCTAAAACATTTCCACTTTCTTCCTACCAGAGTACAAGATCAAAGCCTTTCTATTAGAACTGACCAAATGGTAAGAGTCCTGAACAAACCCCAATTCAAgaaatccccccccttttaacctcAAGGCACTGGCATATGCATTCCACATGGCTGAAGATGGAACAAAAGGTCTTATGTGCCTGCACTGATGTTCATTAACCCTACAGTGAAAGGAAGCATGGAAAAGAGGGGACAATAAACCCCTCTGTTTACCACACTTAGAAGAACGAAGCCCAGTTGTTTAACACTATGGGCAAGCAAATCCTCAAtaaatgtgtgtgcgtgcacacacacatatatgtaagGTTTCAGTTATAATAGGTAACTACTACTGTACTTTTACACTGGCTTGCAATATAAAATACTAAAGTACAATAAAAAAATTGAGCAAATATAACCATATGATAAAACAGCAGAGCTAACACATTACATAGGCCAAAAGCCCAAAATCATATTTGCCAGCTTGCCTCCTCTCCAGCCCACCTCCCATGGATGGAATCTAAAATGGTTAAGTGATTAATGTTTTCTGAGACAATGGCCTTGTTCACACGAcgctttaaaccatggtttaagctAAACTACGGTTTAAAACAAATGAGCAATGCGTTAGTGCATGATAAGTCCCTGCAGTGCTCCTCCCCACTTCTTTCTGCTGTAGGCTGGGGAGGAAAGAAACCAGAGCTGGCTTACCATTACATGTGAACTGGCACTTATGGTTTGTTCCCTAACAACCCACAATGGTAagccattccccccacccccttggctTACAATCATAGTTTATTGGAGGAAAACAGGAAGGCAGCCTCTGCTTTGTTTCCTCCCCAGTGGGCTGAAAAAAGGATTGGGCCTTTTGAGTAGCATGCATAGTTTGATCCAGTTTGCATGTTACGTTAAATTATAGTTTCAATGTGGAATCTGCAAAATACTGTGGGGCACTATGGTTGAAGAccaaaaactgtttttaaaggtGTTGAAAGTGGCTTCACATCCCACAGTGTATATGCATAGACCCACATTCTGTCTGTCTCGTCCCGCTGCCATCTCTGTTCAAACAAAGAGAATACAGAAGTTGTTTACCAGATGAAGAAAGTATGACAACTTCACATACCATGAGCATATATCTTACTCTCAAACTGCCTTCATTTACCACCTGCCTCCAGTTTATTACCAGGTGATGTATTTTCAACATGGGTACATTAACATGCAAAGGTCTATTCAGAATTAAAACAGGCTTGTCAAATACAGATTCATTATAAAGCTATTTCTAAAGACATTTCTATATATCAAGAGATGCTATCAACAGTTAAAGTAATAAATGGAGTGGTTGCAACGTATAATTTTGCCAGTCTAAATAGATGAATTCATTTATTCAACTCAATCAGAACATTATTACAAATCCAGAAACCACCAAACCTAATTTTACAGCATCTTTTTTTCCTTGTTagtatgtggttttttttaatgtattcagTAGACATAATTGCAACATGAAATCTAGGATGGCAAACATGCGCTAAGACAacttgtgtgtgtatctgtgacCATTTAAACCAAACTATGGCTAAAGCCCTCTGTAAAGAAATCTCTCCTACAAAGCAGCAAAAAAGGAAGGCTTTCATAGACTTCATTCACCAGACTAGACAGCATTTTACATATACATATCCCTTAAACCTAAGGCCACAGTCTATAATTATTTTCTGACATAACTAGTCTCTTCAGAGAAAGCTCAAGGCTTTAGTAGTCATtcaaaaatggggctttccagGACAAGATTTTTAAAGGACACCTTAATGGTGCCTCTGT
The sequence above is drawn from the Lacerta agilis isolate rLacAgi1 chromosome 13, rLacAgi1.pri, whole genome shotgun sequence genome and encodes:
- the LRRC28 gene encoding leucine-rich repeat-containing protein 28 isoform X4 yields the protein MCLSLQYLTADQNHLWYVPRHLCQLPNLNELSMAGNRLAFLPLDLGRSRELQYVYVDNNVHLKGLPSYLYNKVIGCSGCGSPVQKSEVKLLTFSSGQLTVFLPAEVKSIGSESDRVLPLQEMAMRTLYNTYCRFLKDLKFLNPISLPRSLLELLYCPLGHCHRCSQPMFTIVYPKLFPLRETPMAGLHQGRTTVSFVAYCCSTQCLQTFDLLS